In Pseudophryne corroboree isolate aPseCor3 chromosome 7, aPseCor3.hap2, whole genome shotgun sequence, a single window of DNA contains:
- the LOC134945412 gene encoding uncharacterized protein LOC134945412, with the protein MEKQTMQKKNKMPTYGQGTMLTILMVLTCQATAEVDITQNSGIYTFWYNSSNTEVATYKIDFCNFGPCLRKHYEWGCDQYGTRNTPNEAYICVTSKYWGNKCAYWGSVGWNSGHSYGYQPKEALSSKDKYGESLLTRLTLYRQNRCDSKFILSIRHPQSTDAGTYVLGESFFINPSLTQFLLQDMFNNEKYAQLKSPKPRPNLLRPHITTFQLMIAIDNPTFEGTMAIETGFSDINLWVEWMRYNAKKHNMTNCYVCGKSRPHLGTVPLNIPLDQESCFFSLYNDTETNEGSPTSNTAPTHRRKRETPVGSFDPHVYIDTIWVPRGVPDEFKARDEVAAGFESLIPIITVNKNVAWINYIYYNQQRFVNDTKDALKGLSEQLEATSQMTFQNQMALDMILAKKVVLVFTLVR; encoded by the coding sequence atggAGAAGCAGACGATGCAGAAAAAGAACAAGATGCCTACCTATGGCCAGGGGACTATGTTGacaatcctaatggtcctcacttgccaagctacagctgaagtagacattacacaaaactcTGGCATTTACACATTCTGGTACAACTCCTCCAACACTGAGGTTGCTACTTATAAAATAGACTTTTGCAATTTTGGCCCATGCCTCAGAAAACATTATGAATGGGGATGTGACCAGTATGGAACACGTAATACCCCCAATGAagcttatatttgtgttactagtaaatattggggaaataaatgtgcgtattggggatcagtgggatggaattctggtcaTAGTTACGGATACCAGCCCAAGGAGGCTCTCTCAagtaaagacaaatatggtgagtccctgcttacccgtcttaccctttatagacaaaacagatgtgatagtaaattcatattaagcataagacatccccagtctactgatgcaggcacctatgtcctgggTGAATCCTTTTTTATAAATCCATCCCTTACAcaattcttgttacaggatatgtttaacaatgaaaagtatgcccagctcaagtcccctaaaccacgccccaacctcttgagacctcatataaccaccttccaGTTAATGATTGCTATAGACAACCCCACTTTTGAAGGCACTATGGCCATTGAAACTGGGTTTTCAGATATTAATCTTTGGGTAGAATGGATGAGATATAATGCCAAGAAACATAATATGACTAATTGTTATGTATGTGGTAAATCTAGACCCCATCTGGGAACAGTCCCTCTAAATATCCCCTTAGACCAAGAAAGCTGTTTCTTTAGTTTATACAATGACACAGaaactaatgaaggttcccctacctcaaacactgctcccacacatagaagaaaaagggaaactccagtaggtagcttcgatccacatgtttatattgacacaatttgggtcccaagaggggtgccagacgaattcaaagctagagatgaagtagctgcaggatttgaatccttaatccctataataactgtcaataagaatgttgcatggatcaattatatctactataatcAGCAGAGATTTGTAAATGACACAAAAGATGCTCTTAAGGGTCTTTCTGAGcaactagaagccacttcccagatGACATTCCAAAACCAAATGGCCCTTGATATGATACTAGCAAAAAAGGTGGTacttgtgtttacattagtaaggtag